A stretch of the Ostrea edulis chromosome 9, xbOstEdul1.1, whole genome shotgun sequence genome encodes the following:
- the LOC125657639 gene encoding uncharacterized protein LOC125657639 isoform X6 — MASPFCKRFVRNHVIAGFIEHGCEDDSALNESMKAKKGRCRLSPNEEARLMKEENEKRRRLRLQQVREQSNRNAARIRQAVKQEKNKQLQKIASSLQDELEREKEEKIRHLENQYENSLRSIGQGHREASEQVDVEEERYLIQQESNRRADTRYKQALEKQRREQMFQEYEQKYQIIVRQTALEAEKERAKTIAALPPPPKDPVLELEQPERKPVKMTDIDNFTTTHYHIKEEYAVDKVKPGEQEDARVAAEEEEIRTKEMDLEKVCLYNDRLSRARVRHNNALEKELLSHDYNQILHDLSDLQRADRDRRQKVVANIPKQVFEPPHRRLEDRDERQKNMEEAFEDLYMADTNYMGDLSLALDPHPPPDTPTATESLETSVLTDNTPLQQPPVSRVPTILKDTSNIQKTQDDSLHKQPEKVLKKLMDRIKTQRQEWMSKSMQEVPDDGATMTTHPIHQVLSGKSTAPTLSEYSLSEQGSPGIENVEPAKVIQPQKSQRQHPQQNFQERTQSGQGEPVKQVEVPGFGVQNARTVEDILEQQKQIEPLLDLMAIGTHAAEQKRLLEKKLQELNKRQQQLNTSVGGDMSHDQEMTTVNGQVYLQRQGLVAPRSSSMHPQPAQPPKSQNTSAPPPFQNGQYLNGAFHTSQGYTFPPTGGQPLLNGQASLSGPKWAEPPQSNRSQVSMSSVSHSWMEPPSLSQYTIPSSSSLPNIQAAPPSSHFPAPPVMTVTTAASIQPHLSTSQPPLTRSEAPGTFITPSLPIPSTVSMSMPTQSQLQAEHMRKVKEYQQQLLLKHEQSKRVLAETRAEIERRRQELLQRFPQLEFKSPVDGSVSQKEQNGFSDGIQVANQGDPKLLTSTTLSPNKAAMTSLLSQLASNPYYSARLSEPAAEQPSEAKAENGKNKFQKVRKSLAFDADDTLHETPGKPGQSPLYQPSPGSTTANETTDLNDTTMSSSTERGSPALPGRRSGLSTTSESDHSQLSTARNDLFEQRQQELRRQLEAIQRQKEEILQRHQVVQRKLPPQQLSQPEDRHLDYEEITEMESSDDQSALVDKTGQRLVPLPFKKTTVLGDHRPHELSTIQEVETSPSSARYSGVAASSRHSLSSTERSSASRNSTENYQRPTQAEPAVVSVTAGRPVTDTGYQTAQLDEVMARASEFTPGILDRLKQKTNDVFYNLGDEDSAESYKQLNFTPDSLSTGPLDELDVSSTLSTTPGSNFVVTPGSEKLSGVQNPAAMAGQYDSTNDSVYSSKSWADEFLSFHKLQAERASLESQSKSVKESLDSNAPRKAPVDRSYNVVHMSQDKFSPEFAKVGSDMDLSQYPMSETSDKSDRGGVSPAGRLESELSQYPISSEVSPGSQDNERTNRTSPQDKDSELNQASLTSTTESTSSYMDLKMDSNLLGTREFDFIGHSRVQIIPDNSRGEFASPDGQSYNISGKVDYASTPNHKSVPPSTKRLSQISQFTTSPEETEIQAGSARFPQPGGHFQGLPHMDDSEHQPLVHPLVFTKVSGPSGLPSVTEVRESQTSDQSNRSDSNFLSKLPDESSLSQFTVTTTDQSSKDDLSLTQITVNTESPSKALGSLSQFSFKSSPDVHAKTDSSLSQYSVESPGAQNMSDKSMKNTSSSTSQDEEDESFVAKKFANLDQLIQESRDLITKHKQLITKNKEISSSGSGGVPSSFTTPSGDPSGFTTPEVQNETVPDSFGRSNTHYTGLESTGDLSTGSQISCLESSSFQQLTRESGITDDPDLTLLSVTSDIAEQTEEITGEITHRSDGTSGGDSILSFEQHEQSLRSSPDREFNDNYFQDLAVPRSNDTNNAFRPVPTVQRDAGDENVFRAVPVMVSPTLALSMKFSSSQDIMFNKPPVSWSKELEEDEKNVDVKPKRNSDPLISKVQEQRAELEKTATEAKQKVQKASGLNRALLPRSGGPGATTQAKTGTKATKESNKPNPMSLGQFISSRKEGASLMGKKSDNKPVPQPKPQRPGAGSVNGGTGMSKTLSSWKKSRGVKSTVPPPTRSSDLPSTSSKSFPSQKPVSSQSSEDRMYERNIRAYNPRLFRLQNRIAHQENQLSKSEDDKRKSSTHTEKVKEFQKKLQENMMKKQMMKKHHSK, encoded by the exons GTGGATGTGGAGGAGGAGCGATATTTGATACAGCAGGAATCGAACAGGCGAGCAGATACACGATATAAACAGGCCCTGGAGAAACAGCGACGTGAGCAGATGTTCCAGGAGTACGAACAGAAGTACCAGATTATCGTCAG ACAAACAGCATTAGAAGCAGAGAAGGAAAGAGCCAAAACTATAGCTGCCTTACCACCTCCTCCTAAAGACCCAGTGCTGGAACTGGAACAGCCAGAGA GGAAGCCTGTTAAAATGACTGACATTGATAACTTCACCACCACTCACTATCACATTAAGGAGGAGTATGCAGTCGATAAGGTCAAGCCCGGTGAACAG GAAGACGCCAGAGTGGCAGCAGAAGAGGAGGAAATCAGAACAAAAGAAATGGACCTGGAAAAAGTCTGTCTCTATAACGACCGCCTGTCTCGGGCCAGAGTGAGGCACAATAACGCTCTAGAGAAGGAGCTCCTATCTCAC GACTATAATCAGATTCTACATGACCTCAGTGACCTCCAGAGAGCCGACAGGGATAGAAGACAAAAGGTGGTGGCTAATATCCCG AAGCAAGTGTTTGAACCTCCACACCGACGCCTGGAGGACAGAGATGAACGTCAGAAAAACATGGAGGAAGCTTTTGAAGACCTGTACATGGCTGACACAA attaCATGGGTGACCTGAGCCTTGCACTAGACCCTCACCCTCCCCCAGACACGCCGACAGCCACAGAGTCTCTGGAAACTTCGGTCCTGACGGACAATACTCCCCTTCAGCAGCCCCCGGTCTCCAGGGTGCCAACCATACTGAAGGACACCTCAAATATTCAGAAAACGCAGGATGACAGTTTACATAAACAGCCAG AGAAGGTTCTGAAGAAGCTGATGGACAGGATCAAAACCCAGAGACAGGAATGGATGTCAAAATCCATGCAGGAAGTTCCTGATGATGGTGCAACCATGACGACACATCCTATTCACCAAGTGTTGTCAGGAAAAAGCACAG CGCCTACACTGTCAGAATACTCACTCTCAGAACAAGGATCACCTGGTATTGAAAATGTAGAACCTGCCAAGGTCATTCAGCCTCAGAAGTCGCAAAGACAACACCCACAACAGAATTTTCAGGAGAGAACCCAGTCTGGACAGGGAGAACCAGTTAAACAG GTTGAAGTTCCGGGGTTTGGTGTACAGAATGCTCGCACTGTAGAAGACATCTTGGAACAACAAAAGCAGATAGA GCCGTTGTTAGATCTAATGGCCATTGGTACACATGCAGC GGAACAGAAAAGACTACTAGAGAAGAAACTGCAAGAACTGAACAAAAGGCAACAGCAGCTCAACACATCAGTGGGAGGAGACATGTCACATGACCAAGAAATGACTACTGTAAACGGACAGGTTTATCTGCAACGCCAGGGACTGGTGGCACCAAGATCAAGCAGTATGCATCCGCAACCTGCCCAACCCCCCAAGTCACAAAACACCTCTGCACCACCGCCATTTCAAAATGGACAGTATTTAAATGGAGCGTTCCATACATCTCAAGGTTATACATTTCCACCGACAGGTGGGCAACCTTTGTTGAATGGGCAGGCTTCACTAAGTGGGCCAAAGTGGGCAGAGCCACCTCAGTCAAATCGTTCACAGGTTTCTATGTCATCTGTGTCCCACAGCTGGATGGAGCCCCCATCTCTCTCACAGTACACCATCCCATCCAGTTCATCCTTACCAAACATCCAGGCAGCACCGCCATCTTCACACTTTCCTGCACCTCCTGTTATGACTGTAACAACTGCTGCTTCCATCCAAcctcacctgagtactagtcaGCCTCCTCTGACACGTTCAGAGGCACCTGGTACTTTTATCACCCCTTCACTGCCAATTCCTTCCACAGTCTCCATGTCCATGCCAACACAATCACAACTACAGGCAGAGCACATGAGGAAAGTGAAAGAGTATCAGCAACAACTCCTACTCAAACATGAACAGAGTAAACGAGTCCTGGCGGAAACCAGGGCAGAAATCGAAAGACGCCGACAGGAACTTCTGCAGCGgtttcctcaattggaattcaAGTCTCCAGTGGATGGATCAGTGAGTCAGAAAGAACAGAATGGATTCAGTGACGGTATTCAAGTCGCTAATCAAGGGGATCCCAAACTTCTGACCTCCACTACATTGTCTCCAAACAAAGCAGCCATGACGTCTCTCCTGTCCCAGTTAGCAAGCAATCCGTACTACTCTGCCCGACTGTCAGAACCTGCAGCAGAACAGCCGTCAGAAGCCAAAGCCgagaatggaaaaaataaatttcaaaaagtgAGAAAGTCCTTGGCCTTTGATGCTGATGATACTCTACATGAAACACCTGGGAAACCCGGGCAATCACCACTGTATCAACCAAGCCCGGGCTCAACCACTGCAAATGAAACAACAGACCTAAACGACACCACTATGTCCTCTTCAACAGAGAGGGGGAGTCCAGCATTGCCTGGGAGGAGGTCGGGTTTATCCACTACATCTGAGTCGGATCATTCCCAACTGAGTACTGCAAGAAACGATTTGTTCGAACAACGACAGCAAGAGTTACGGCGACAGCTGGAGGCCATACAGAGGCAGAAGGAAGAGATTTTACAGCGCCACCAAGTGGTACAGAGAAAATTGCCGCCTCAGCAACTGTCACAACCTGAAGATCGTCATCTAGACTATGAGG AAATCACTGAGATGGAGTCCTCTGATGACCAATCGGCATTGGTTGATAAGACAGGTCAAAGGTTAGTCCCACTTCCCTTTAAAAAGACTACTGTACTGGGAGATCACAGGCCTCATGAACTAAGTACCATTCAG GAAGTTGAGACTTCGCCATCCAGTGCTAGGTACTCAGGGGTAGCAGCATCAAGTCGCCATAGTTTGTCCTCCACGGAGAGGAGCTCAGCGTCACGAAATTCCACAGAAAACTACCAGCGACCCACTCAGGCAGAGCCAGCAGTAGTGTCTGTCACAGCTGGCCGGCCAGTCACTGACACTGGATATCAGACGGCACAGCTGGACGAGGTGATGGCCAGGGCCTCCGAGTTCACCCCCGGCATACTGGACAGGCTGAAGCAGAAGACTAATGACGTGTTTTATAATCTGGGGGATGAGGACTCAGCTGAATCATATAAACAGTTGAACTTCACACCTGATTCCCTTTCTACTG GTCCCTTGGATGAATTGGATGTGTCTTCCACTCTCTCTACAACGCCTGGATCCAACTTTGTGGTAACGCCCGGATCTGAAAAGTTGTCTGGAGTACAGAATCCTGCTGCAATGGCTGGACAGTATGACAGCACAAATGATTCTGTCTACAGTTCTAAATCTTGGGCAGATGAATTCTTGTCATTTCATAAACTTCAAGCGGAGAGAGCCTCCCTGGAATCACAATCTAAGTCTGTTAAAGAGTCTTTGGACAGTAACGCGCCTCGCAAGGCACCTGTAGACAGAAGTTACAATGTAGTACATATGAGCCAGGATAAATTTTCTCCAGAATTTGCCAAGGTCGGATCTGATATGGATCTGTCACAGTATCCCATGTCAGAGACCAGTGATAAATCAGACCGTGGCGGCGTGTCTCCTGCAGGCAGACTGGAGTCGGAACTGTCTCAGTACCCGATATCTTCTGAGGTTTCCCCGGGCAGTCAAGACAATGAGAGAACCAACAGAACGTCTCCTCAAGACAAGGATAGTGAACTTAATCAAGCAAGTCTGACATCGACTACGGAAAGCACCAGCAGCTACATGGATCTGAAAATGGATAGCAACTTACTAGGGACCAGGGAGTTTGATTTTATTGGGCACAGTCGAGTTCAGATAATTCCTGATAACAGCCGAGGAGAATTTGCTTCACCAGACGGTCAGTCTTACAATATCAGTGGTAAAGTGGACTATGCCAGTACCCCAAACCACAAATCAGTGCCACCCTCCACAAAGAGACTTTCACAAATTTCTCAGTTCACAACCTCTCCAGAAGAGACAGAAATTCAGGCAGGATCGGCAAGGTTCCCCCAGCCAGGTGGACATTTTCAAGGTCTGCCTCACATGGATGACTCCGAGCATCAACCACTTGTCCACCCTCTGGTCTTTACCAAAGTTTCCGGTCCTAGTGGTCTTCCTAGTGTGACGGAGGTCAGAGAGAGTCAAACATCAGACCAGAGTAACCGATCAGATAGTAATTTCCTCTCCAAGCTGCCCGACGAATCGTCTCTCAGTCAGTTCACCGTGACGACCACGGACCAGTCATCTAAGGACGACCTCTCGTTAACTCAGATAACAGTGAACACAGAATCTCCATCAAAGGCACTGGGATCCCTCTCCCAGTTCTCCTTCAAGTCTAGTCCTGACGTTCATGCTAAAACGGATTCTTCTTTGAGTCAATACAGTGTGGAAAGTCCTGGGGCTCAAAACATGTCTGACAAATCAATGAAGAACACCTCATCTTCCACTAGCCAAGACGAGGAAGATGAAAGTTTTGTAGCTAAAAAGTTTGCCAATTTAGACCAGTTAATTCAAGAATCACGAGACTTAATAACCAAACATAAACAACTGATCACAAAGAATAAGGAGATTAGTTCATCGGGTTCAGGCGGTGTTCCCAGCAGTTTCACAACTCCAAGTGGTGATCCCAGTGGTTTCACAACCCCAGAGGTTCAGAACGAGACCGTGCCAGACAGCTTTGGTAGGAGCAATACACACTACACAGGACTAGAAAGCACTGGGGATCTCAGCACTGGAAGTCAGATAAGCTGTTTAGAAAGCAGCAGTTTTCAACAG CTGACGAGGGAGAGTGGTATTACGGATGACCCCGACCTGACCTTGCTATCTGTGACCTCTGACATTGCTGAGCAGACTGAAGAAATTACCGGAGAAATAACTCACCGATCGGATGGAACCAGTGGGGGAGACTCTATCTTGTCTTTCGAGCAACATGAACAGAGTTTGAGAAGTTCTCCAGACAGAGAATTCAACGACAACTACTTTCAAGATTTAGCAG TACCCCGAAGCAATGACACGAACAATGCATTCCGTCCTGTCCCTACTGTCCAGAGAGATGCTGGGGATGAGAATGTCTTTCGAGCTGTGCCAGTTATGGTCAGTCCAACCCTCGCTCTGTCCATGAAGTTCAGTAGTTCTCAGGACATTATGTTCAACAAACCTCCAGTGTCATGGTCAAAGGAGCTGGAAGAAGACGAGAAAAATGTGGACGTGAAACCTAAACGTAACTCAGACCCTCTCATCAGCAAAGTCCAAGAGCAGAGAGCTGAGCTTGAAAAGACAGCCACAGAAGCAAAACAGAAAGTACAGAAGGCCTCAGGACTAAACAGGGCACTGCTGCCTCGATCTGGAGGACCAGGGGCAACAACTCAAGCAAAGACAGGAACTAAGGCAACAAAAGAGAGCAACAAACCAAATCCCATGAGTTTAGGTCAGTTTATATCCTCCAGGAAAGAGGGTGCTTCCTTAATGGGGAAGAAGTCAGATAATAAGCCTGTTCCTCAACCAAAACCACAGAGACCCGGAGCAGGAAGTGTGAATGGGGGCACAGGCATGTCTAAAACCCTGTCTTCGTGGAAGAAGAGTCGCGGAGTCAAGTCCACAG TTCCACCCCCCACCAGATCCAGCGATCTTCCATCTACCTCCTCCAAATCATTTCCGTCACAGAAACCCGTCAGTTCCCAAAGTTCAGAGGACAGGATGTATGAACGTAACATCAG